One window from the genome of [Clostridium] celerecrescens 18A encodes:
- a CDS encoding DUF342 domain-containing protein: MKEKNKKGFFSLFQNVRRSAETSEKISAASVVSPEESQNEDLNEIVSDPTEQKSSAATTVFSEIEFEAPSSSLIWEPSYDPLIVRMDEEALYSECAQFSSKMQSLSNVFRRTSESAQEQVPQPKAAQAYLYVSKDRMAAWIYVIPPFNDGQDIKEEDLKSILNQEHVSIGIIEESLKSIVENQVYGQAVLIAKGILARNGIDGSIKDHFKRDLKLEFIEDENGSVDYKNLNNIQSVKEGEIICSITLAIPGENGMTITGQTYPCTIKGTDVHVPVGRNTMLTEDRTLLVSQKTGHVTFVNGKFQVDPILKINGNIDNSTGNLDYDGDILITGDVRNGFSVKANGRIDIRGSVEGAQITAQGSITIASGMSGNGRGTLTSDADIKCRYLEHCTVTAKGNVYAESIINSKIESGQDIVVTSGMGVIIGGTLLAANTINARVIGSKVRRLVTELIIANVPRNVEESARLARELEQLHHNMSEVRKNITYLETTQRPDRQELLDNLKQASTYLNLREQEITNRLEEITAIDKEQSGIIQCQQLLPVVRIRIGSSSLLVQEEYSRSIVYKNSEGEITIGSN; the protein is encoded by the coding sequence ATGAAAGAAAAAAACAAAAAAGGATTCTTTAGCCTTTTCCAAAATGTAAGGCGCTCTGCGGAAACATCAGAAAAGATCAGTGCAGCTTCTGTCGTTTCACCTGAAGAATCCCAAAATGAAGATCTTAATGAGATAGTATCCGATCCAACCGAACAAAAAAGTTCTGCCGCAACAACCGTATTTTCCGAAATAGAATTTGAAGCGCCTTCCTCTTCTTTAATATGGGAGCCTTCCTATGATCCGCTAATAGTACGGATGGATGAAGAGGCATTATACAGTGAGTGCGCTCAGTTTTCCAGTAAAATGCAATCATTATCCAATGTTTTTAGACGGACATCCGAATCTGCACAAGAACAGGTTCCCCAGCCCAAAGCGGCTCAGGCCTATCTTTATGTTTCAAAGGACCGCATGGCTGCATGGATTTATGTGATCCCTCCATTTAACGACGGTCAGGATATTAAGGAAGAAGATTTAAAATCAATCCTCAATCAGGAGCATGTATCCATAGGAATTATAGAGGAGTCCCTGAAGTCAATTGTTGAAAATCAGGTTTATGGCCAGGCTGTATTGATTGCAAAGGGAATTCTGGCACGTAACGGAATAGATGGTTCTATTAAGGACCATTTTAAACGGGATCTTAAGCTTGAATTTATAGAAGATGAAAACGGATCTGTGGATTATAAAAATTTAAATAATATTCAGTCTGTTAAAGAAGGAGAAATAATCTGCAGCATAACTCTTGCTATACCGGGAGAAAATGGTATGACCATAACCGGGCAGACTTATCCCTGCACTATTAAAGGAACTGATGTTCACGTACCTGTTGGCCGCAATACGATGCTTACGGAGGATCGGACTCTGCTCGTTTCCCAAAAAACAGGCCATGTAACATTTGTTAATGGAAAATTTCAGGTAGATCCTATCCTAAAAATAAATGGTAATATTGATAATAGTACAGGGAACCTGGATTATGACGGAGATATATTGATTACTGGAGATGTAAGAAATGGCTTTTCTGTGAAAGCCAATGGAAGAATTGACATCCGAGGCTCTGTGGAAGGTGCTCAGATAACGGCCCAGGGATCCATTACGATTGCCAGCGGCATGTCAGGAAACGGACGTGGTACTTTAACTTCTGACGCTGATATCAAGTGCCGTTATTTGGAACATTGCACGGTCACTGCCAAAGGCAATGTTTATGCGGAAAGTATTATCAACTCCAAAATAGAAAGCGGTCAGGATATTGTTGTTACCTCCGGCATGGGCGTCATTATCGGCGGTACCCTCTTGGCTGCTAATACCATCAATGCACGTGTGATTGGTTCCAAAGTACGGCGGCTCGTTACCGAACTAATCATTGCAAATGTTCCAAGAAACGTAGAAGAATCCGCTCGGCTTGCCAGAGAGCTGGAACAGCTTCACCATAATATGTCGGAAGTAAGAAAAAATATCACCTATCTTGAAACCACCCAAAGGCCGGACAGACAGGAGCTACTTGATAATTTGAAGCAGGCCTCCACTTATTTAAATCTCCGGGAACAGGAGATTACAAACCGCTTGGAAGAAATAACCGCAATCGACAAGGAGCAGTCCGGAATCATTCAATGCCAACAGCTGCTGCCAGTGGTTCGCATACGGATCGGTTCTTCCAGTCTGCTGGTTCAGGAGGAATACTCCCGGAGTATTGTTTATAAAAACAGCGAAGGCGAAATTACGATCGGAAGTAATTAA